The Lonchura striata isolate bLonStr1 chromosome 5, bLonStr1.mat, whole genome shotgun sequence genome window below encodes:
- the LGALS1 gene encoding galectin-1, whose translation MSCGPVCTNLGLKPGQRLTVKGKIAPNAKSFVLNLGKDATLLGLHFNPRFDAHGDVNTIVCNSKKVEEWGAEHRESVFPFQRGGTAEITFAVNQNDVTVHLPGHQFTFPNRLNLSVFDYLDTQGDFTLQSLSWE comes from the exons atGTCTTGC GGACCAGTATGCACCAACTTGGGTCTCAAGCCTGGCCAGCGCCTCACTGTCAAGGGGAAAATTGCACCAAATGCCAAGAG ctttgtgTTGAATCTGGGCAAGGATGCTACCCTCCTTGGACTTCACTTCAATCCCCGTTTTGATGCCCATGGCGATGTGAACACCATCGTATGCAACTCAAAGAAGGTGGAAGAGTGGggtgcagagcacagggaatcTGTCTTTCCTTTCCAGAGAGGGGGCACAGCAGAG ATCACTTTTGCTGTCAACCAAAATGATGTGACAGTCCACCTGCCAGGCCACCAGTTCACGTTCCCTAACCGGCTTAACCTCTCTGTCTTTGACTACCTTGATACACAAGGGGACTTCACACTCCAGTCCCTCAGCTGGGAATAA
- the LOC110483828 gene encoding LOW QUALITY PROTEIN: urotensin-2 receptor-like (The sequence of the model RefSeq protein was modified relative to this genomic sequence to represent the inferred CDS: inserted 2 bases in 1 codon) produces the protein MSYNTFLISPSPREDPKGGSFLEESSGGGDDSNVLGGDSLVTGLLGAVLLVMCLTGMVGNIYTVAVASGRVAGCSAGSLGVYLINLALADVLYLSTIPFVVCTYFTHDWFFGDVGCRLLLSLDLLTMHASIFLLTAMSLERCWAVAKPLRGRRASSACCKLASAVLWLLSLLLMAPMMVMTELWERDSPCKCICIPIWTPSAFRLYLTVLLTTSVLAPGAVLGIVYALSRISATVVACWACFLPFWXQLAGLYQGEGLGISPTAQAYLNFGVTRLACGNSCVNPFLYTLQPCVNPFLYALLASSCCWRRARAGTGVARAAAASPQAVGSHSILLALRECWGL, from the exons ATGTCTTACAACACTTTTCTCATCAGCCCAAGTCCTAGAGAGGATCCCAAGGGTGGCAGTTTCTTGGAGGAAAGCAGTGGTGGGGGTGATGACAGCAAtgtcctgggaggggacagcctGGTCACAGGGCTGCTGGGTGCAGTGCTGCTGGTCATGTGCCTCACTGGGATGGTGGGGAACATCTACACAGTGGCAGTGGCCTCTGGCAGGGTGGCAGGCTGCTCAGCAGGCTCTTTGGGGGTCTACTTGATCAACCTCGCCCTGGCCGACGTCCTGTACCTTTCCACCATCCCCTTTGTGGTTTGCACCTACTTCACCCATGACTGGTTCTTTGGAGATGTGGGTTGCAGGCTTTTGCTCAGCCTGGACCTCCTCACCATGCACGCCAGCATCTTCCTCCTGACCGCCATGAGCCTGGAGAGGTGCTGGGCGGTGGCCAAGCCTCTGCGGGGCAGGCGGgccagcagtgcctgctgcaAACTGGCCAGCGCCGTCCTCTGGctcctctctctcctgctcATGGCCCCCATGATGGTGATGACTGAGCTGTGGGAAAGGGACAGCCCCTGCAAGTGCATCTGCATCCCCATCTGGACGCCATCAGCTTTCCGGCTCTACCTGACGGTGCTGCTCACCACCAGCGTCCTGGCACCCGGCGCCGTGCTGGGCATCGTGTACGCCCTCTCCAGGATCTCTGCCACCGTGGTGGCCTGCTGGGCTTGCTTCCTCCCATTctg gcagctggccgggctgtaccagggagaggggctgggcatcagccccactgcccaggccTACCTTAACTTCGGTGTCACCCGCCTGGCCTGTGGCAACAGCTGTGTCAACCCCTTCCTCTACACCCTGCAGCCCTGTGTCAACCCCTTCCTCTACGCCCTGcttgccagcagctgctgctggcgcCGTGCCCGCGCTGGGACGGGCGTGGCgcgggctgcagcagcctctccACAGGCTGTGGGGAGCCACAGCATCCTCCTGGCTCTCAGGGAGTGTTGGGGTCTCTGA
- the LOC110483810 gene encoding arf-GAP with dual PH domain-containing protein 1: MAGGNERSMKALKEVWKRAENSLCADCGKPDPDWASSTLGVFICLSCSGIHRNIPNISKVKSLKMDYWDDAQVQFLAKHGNAVTKAIYEAHIPIYYYQPTYNDCQVLREQWIRAKYERKEFTEPGKQLPYSDGVKEGILWKRGRDNGQFLPRKFLLSEREGCLKYFTKQDAKEPKINVKIDVINATFQPEKIGNPNGLQITYLKDNKTRNIFVYHESGKEVVDWFNAIRSVQFHYLKVAFPIASDNEIKNRLTRNFLKEGYMEKTGPKQREAFKKRWFTLDHRRLMYFKDPLDAFAKGEVFVGSGENGYSVQKGLPSGTQGNFSWHYGITIVTPDREYLFTCETETDQLEWIRAFTSVIKQAMTPQEYAIEAYFKFKS; this comes from the exons ATCCTGACTGGGCATCCTCTACTTTGGGTGTCTTTATATGCCTCAGCTGTTCAGGAATTCATCGCAACATCCCTAACATCAGCAAAGTCAAATCCCTGAAGATGGACTACTGGGATGACGCTCAGGTGCAG TTTCTGGCCAAACATGGGAATGCTGTGACTAAAGCCATATATGAAGCTCACATCCCTATTTACTATTACCAGCCAACCTACAATGACTGCCA AGTACTGAGAGAACAGTGGATACGGGCCAAATATGAACGCAAAGAATTTACTGAGCCAGGAAAACAGCTGCCATATTCTGATG GGGTGAAGGAAGGCATCCTTTGGAAGCGAGGTCGAGACAACGGGCAGTTCCTACCCCGCAAGTTCCTCTTGTCCGAGAGAGAGGGATGTCTGAAGTATTTCACCAAGCAGGAT GCCAAAGAACCCAAAATCAATGTTAAAATAGATGTCATCAATGCTACATTCCAGCCAGAGAAGATTGGGAACCCCAATGGCCTGCAGATCACCTATCTCAAAGACAATAAGACCCGGAATATATTTGTCTACCATGAAAGTGGCAAG GAGGTAGTGGACTGGTTCAACGCCATCCGCTCTGTGCAGTTCCATTACCTGAAGGTAGCATTTCCCATTGCCAGCGATAATGAG ATTAAAAATCGTCTGACAAGGAACTTTTTGAAGGAAGGATACATGGAGAAGACTGGTCCCAAG CAGAGAGAGGCTTTTAAGAAGCGCTGGTTCACGCTGGATCACCGCAGGCTCATGTACTTCAAGGATCCTTTG GACGCATTTGCTAAGGGTGAGGTATTTGTGGGCAGTGGAGAGAATGGATATAGTGTCCAGAAGGGATTGccttcagggacacagggcaACTTCTCTTGGCACTATGGCATCACCATTGTCACCCCTGACCGGGAATACCTCTTCACCTGCGAGACAGAGACTGACCAGCTGGAGTGGATCAGAGCCTTCACTAGCGTCATCAAACAGGCCATGACACCACAGGAATATGCAA TTGAAGCCTACTTCAAGTTTAAATCCTAG